The nucleotide window CACGGGAACGGATTCTCTTCGTTCGGGAACAGCTGATCGAGACCGATCTGCTGGCAACGGCGGTTGCAGATGAAGCGCAGATAGCTCTTGAACATCGATGCGTTCAGACCCAGCACGCCGCGCGGCATGGTGTCTTCAGCATAGCGGTACTCGAGGTCGACCGCATGTTTGAACAGTTCGGTGATCTCCGCACGGAACGCCGGGGTCCACAGGTGCGGGTTCTCAAGCTTGATCTGGTTGATGAGGTCGATGCCGAAGTTGCAGTGCATCGACTCGTCGCGCAGGATGTACTGGTACTGCTCCGCGGCGCCGGTCATCTTGTTCTGGCGGCCGAGCGCCAGAATTTGCGTGAAGCCCACATAGAAGAACAGGCCTTCCATGATGCAGGCGAACACGATGAGCGACTTGAGCAGATTCTGGTCGGCTTCGAGCGTGCCGGTCTTGAACGACGGATCGGTCAGCGTCTGGATGAACGGGATCAGGAACTCGTCCTTGTCGCGGATCGACTTGACCTCGTGGTACGCGTTGAAGATCTCGCTTTCGTCCAGCCCCAGCGACTCGACGATGTACTGGTAGGCGTGCGTGTGGATCGCCTCTTCGAACGCCTGGCGCAGCAGGAACTGGCGGCATTCGGGCGCCGTGATGTGCCGGTAGGTGCCGAGCACGATGTTGTTCGCGGCGAGTGAGTCGGCCGTCACGAAGAAGCCGAGGTTACGCTTGACGATACGGCGCTCGTCCTCGGTCAGACCGTTCGGGTCCTTCCACAGGGCGATGTCGCGGGACATGTTGATTTCCTGCGGCATCCAGTGGTTCGCGCAGCCCGCCAGGTATTTTTCCCAAGCCCACTTGTACTTGAACGGGACCAACTGATTCACGTCGGTCTGGCCGTTGATGATGCGCTTGTCGGCGACATTCACGCGCGCTTCGGTCGAGACCGGTGCTTGCGGCGGCGGTGCGACGGCGAAGTCGCTGGCGAAGATGTTGGTCGCCGTGGAAGCCTGAGGAGCGGAACGCAGACCAAACTGCATCTCGGCAGCCTGGACAGCCTGACCCGCGGGGTTGCGCATTGCGTTTTGCTGCGCACCGCTCGACGGAGTTACGGCCGTGATCTCGTCATCCCAGTTGAGCATAAATGTCACCATCAATTTAGATCGGTTTGTACCATCTTTTCGTGAGCGATAAAAGGGTTCGCACACGAAAAATCCTGTTTTCGATTCGCGTTGCGACCTCGATACAACACTTTGTTATCGCATCGTGTCGATTGCATCGCATGAGCACTGCGTAGAGCGCACTGCTTCGTCGTGCTCACTTCGCATGTGCGATGTGCTTCGAAGGTCTTCGCGACATCGAGAGCGTGTGTGAAAGACGGTGTTCGCCGCGCGCTTCTCACTCGCGCTGCAAGTGCGTTTTCACTCGCCGCTCACTGCTTGCCGCGCGCGGCGCTAGAAGCTCGCGCGGCCTTTAGTCTTGTCCCTGCGCGAAACTCCAGGGATTCCTTCCTGTTGCCTCTTTCGCGTACTGCAACACGCGGGGTGCGAGTTGCCGGGAGAGTCGGCGCGCATTGCGCGCGCCTCTTTCGTTGTTACATCTCGCTACGACCAACTACTGTTTACTACCGATGCTTCTTTCCTCGCGTGATGCGCGCGGCGCTGCACCGCACGCATCATGCGCAGCCAGCTTTACTGGCAAGCCTCGCACTCTTCGAAGCCAGGATCACCGGGACGCATCATGCACACCGGACCGTCTGCTTCCGGCGCGGCTTCGACTGCAGCTTCCGGTGCAGCCTGCATCGTGGTCGACCCTGCTGCACCGCCGAATGCGCCACCCGATGCGCCGCCGAACGCACCACCTGCATTGCCGCCACCTTCGCCGCCCGTCGGCACGGCGTTGAGCGCGCCGTGCGCAACCGTCGACTTCTCGACGTGCGTCGCCGCCATCGTGCGCAGGTAGTACGTGGTCTTCAGACCGCGCACCCAGGCGAGCTTGTAGATCTCGTCGAGCTTCTTACCCGATGCGCCCGCCATGAAGATGTTCAGCGACTGCGCCTGGTCGATCCACTTCTGGCGACGCGAAGCCGCTTCGACGAGCCACGTCGGATCGACTTCGAACGCCGTTGCATACACAGCGCGTAGATCAGGCGGCACGCGGTCGATGCGCGAGAGCATGCCGTCGAAGTACTTCAGGTCGGCGACCATGACTTCGTCCCACAGGCCGCGCGACTTCAGGTCGCGAACGAGGTAGTCGTTCACCACCGTGAATTCGCCCGAGAGGTTCGACTTCACGTAGAGGTTCTGGAACGTCGGTTCGATGCAAGGCGACACGCCGATGATGTTCGAGATGGTTGCGGTCGGTGCGATCGCGATGCAGTTCGAATTGCGCATGCCGTGCTCTGCGATGCGCTCGCGCAGCGACGTCCAGTCCATCGTTTCGCTCGAGTCGACTTCGACGTAGCCGCCACGCGCGTCGGCCAGCAGCTTGAGCGTGTCTTGCGGGAGGATGCCGCGATCCCACAGCGAGCCACGGTAGGTCGAGTAGCGGCCGCGCTCGGCTGCCAGCTCCGTCGACGCCCAGTACGCGTAGTAGCAGACGGCTTCCATCGAGCGGTCGGCGAACTCCACGGCCTCTTGTGAAGCAAACGGCGTGCGCAGAACGTGCAGGCAGTCCTGGAAGCCCATGATGCCCATGCCCACCGGACGGTGCTTCAGGTTCGAGTTGCGCGCCTTCGACACCGCGTAGTAGTTGATGTCGATGACGTTGTCGAGCATGCGCATCGCCACGCTGATGGTGCGCTTGAGCTTGTCGTGGTCGAGTGCGAACGTGCCGTCGGCCTGTTCGACCATGTGCGCAACCAGGTTCACCGAGCCCAGGTTACACACGGCGATTTCGCTGTCGCTCGTGTTCAGCGTGATTTCCGTGCACAGGTTCGACGAGTGGACGACGCCCACGTGCTGCTGCGGCGAACGGATGTTGCACGGATCCTTGAACGTGATCCACGGATGACCCGTTTCAAACAGCATGCCGAGCATCTTGCGCCACAGTTGCGCGGCCGGCAGCTTCTTGAACAGCTTGATCTCGCCGCGCGCGACCTTCTCTTCGTAAGCCGTGTAAGCCTGTTCGAACTCGGCGCCGAACTTGTCGTGCAGATCCGGGCAGGTCGAGGGCGAGAAGAGCGTCCAGTCGCCGCCTTCCATCACGCGCTTCATGAACAGGTCGGGAATCCAGTTCGCCGTGTTCATGTCGTGGGTGCGGCGGCGGTCGTCGCCGGTGTTCTTGCGCAGCTCGAGGAATTCTTCGATGTCGAGGTGCCACGATTCCAGGTATGCGCACACCGCGCCCTTGCGCTTGCCGCCCTGGTTCACGGCGACTGCCGTGTCGTTGACCACCTTCAGGAAGGGAACGACGCCCTGCGACTTGCCGTTGGTGCCCTTGATGTGCGAACCGAGCGCGCGCACGCGCGTCCAGTCGTTGCCCAGACCGCCAGCAAACTTCGAGAGCAGCGCGTTGTCCTTGAGCGCTTCGTAGATGCCGTCGAGGTCGTCGGCAACCGTCGTGAGATAGCACGACGAGAGCTGCGAGCGGTGCGTGCCCGAGTTGAACAGCGTGGGCGTGGACGACATGAAGTCGAACGACGAGAGCACGTTGTAGAACTCGATCGCGCGCGCTTCGCGGTCGATCTCGTTGAGCGAGAGGCCCATCGCGACGCGCATGAAAAATGCCTGAGGCATTTCGATGCGCGTGCCGTGCACGTGCAGGAAGTAGCGGTCGTAGAGCGTCTGCAGGCCGAGGTAGCCGAACTGCAGGTCGCGGCCAGCGTCGAGCGCGTTGCCGAGGCGCTTCAGGTCGAACTGCTGGAGCTTGTCGTCGAGCAGCCCGGCTTCGACGCCGCGCTTGATGAACTGCGGGAAGTAGTCCGCGTAACGCACGGCCATTTCGGATTGCGTTACTTCCTCTTCGAGAATTTCGCGACGGATCGTGTGCAGCAGGATGCGCGAGGTCGCCTGGCTATAGGCCGGGTCCTTTTCGATCATCGTGCGTGCAGCGAGGATGGCCGAGTCGTAGACCTGGGTCATCGGCACGCCGTCGTACAGATTCTTCACCGTTTCCGCGACGATCGGGTCAGCGTTGACCGCGTCGCCCAGACCCTCGCACGACGACACGATCAGCGCGCGCAGTGCTTGCATGTCGAGCGGGCGCGTCACGCCGTTGTCCGTGACGTTGATGCCAGGCGCTGCGGGCGCTGCCGTTTCCGGCGCGTGCGCGCGCTCCTGGTTGCGCTTCTCGCGATACAGGACATAGGCGCGCGCGACGTTGTGCTCGCCACCGCGCATCAGCGCGAGTTCGACCTGATCCTGGATGTCTTCGATATGGAACGTGCCGCCGTTCGGACGGCTGCGCACGAGTGCGCGCACGACGTTCTGCGTGAGCTGTTCGACGAGTTCGCGAACGCGCGCCGAAGCCGCGCCCTGGCCGCCGTTCACGGCGAGGAAGGCCTTCGTCATCGCGATCGCGACTTTCGAAGGTTCGAACGACACCACGCTACCGTTGCGGCGAATCACCTTGTGGTCGGCGAACTGCTGCGCGCTCGTCTGGCCTTCCTGCGGCTGGCCACCCAGCGTGTGCGCGGCGCTCGCGCTTTCATACCGGGTCGAGACGTTATCGGTCGTTTGCATGTGCAAAGCTCCTGGGTCCTGGAAAGGTGCGAAGAGAGTTCGCGGATTAGTACGGACGCCGACGCCGCGCCCCCGTGTGCGCGATCGATCGGGCAGAGAAAAAAGTCCAGCCTGGCGAGGCTGCCGGATGCGACAAGGCAGATGAATCACGGACTGCTTCGGTCTTCATCGTGGATGTCGCGATCATTGGCTGTACCTTCTCTCTCGATTACAGCCGGTGCGCCGGTTCTCTCGGCCGACGGCACCGTACAAAGTTTCTGTTTTTTCTATGCTGGTAACGCGCGCGGCGCCGTGCTCGTGAAGCGGGGCGCCGCGGTACAACACAACATATGGTGTGAAGCCTTGTTTCGGGTACAAAGTATAGTGGAAGAAACAAGGCGATCAAACGGCTTTTTTTGCTGGTCCTATCTTGACAAGACCGCAAGCCAAGCAGCGCGGGCCTTACCGGCCAATGCGCTTTCGAGTG belongs to Paraburkholderia flagellata and includes:
- a CDS encoding ribonucleotide-diphosphate reductase subunit beta → MLNWDDEITAVTPSSGAQQNAMRNPAGQAVQAAEMQFGLRSAPQASTATNIFASDFAVAPPPQAPVSTEARVNVADKRIINGQTDVNQLVPFKYKWAWEKYLAGCANHWMPQEINMSRDIALWKDPNGLTEDERRIVKRNLGFFVTADSLAANNIVLGTYRHITAPECRQFLLRQAFEEAIHTHAYQYIVESLGLDESEIFNAYHEVKSIRDKDEFLIPFIQTLTDPSFKTGTLEADQNLLKSLIVFACIMEGLFFYVGFTQILALGRQNKMTGAAEQYQYILRDESMHCNFGIDLINQIKLENPHLWTPAFRAEITELFKHAVDLEYRYAEDTMPRGVLGLNASMFKSYLRFICNRRCQQIGLDQLFPNEENPFPWMSEMIDLKKERNFFETRVIEYQTGGALSWE
- a CDS encoding ribonucleoside-diphosphate reductase subunit alpha is translated as MQTTDNVSTRYESASAAHTLGGQPQEGQTSAQQFADHKVIRRNGSVVSFEPSKVAIAMTKAFLAVNGGQGAASARVRELVEQLTQNVVRALVRSRPNGGTFHIEDIQDQVELALMRGGEHNVARAYVLYREKRNQERAHAPETAAPAAPGINVTDNGVTRPLDMQALRALIVSSCEGLGDAVNADPIVAETVKNLYDGVPMTQVYDSAILAARTMIEKDPAYSQATSRILLHTIRREILEEEVTQSEMAVRYADYFPQFIKRGVEAGLLDDKLQQFDLKRLGNALDAGRDLQFGYLGLQTLYDRYFLHVHGTRIEMPQAFFMRVAMGLSLNEIDREARAIEFYNVLSSFDFMSSTPTLFNSGTHRSQLSSCYLTTVADDLDGIYEALKDNALLSKFAGGLGNDWTRVRALGSHIKGTNGKSQGVVPFLKVVNDTAVAVNQGGKRKGAVCAYLESWHLDIEEFLELRKNTGDDRRRTHDMNTANWIPDLFMKRVMEGGDWTLFSPSTCPDLHDKFGAEFEQAYTAYEEKVARGEIKLFKKLPAAQLWRKMLGMLFETGHPWITFKDPCNIRSPQQHVGVVHSSNLCTEITLNTSDSEIAVCNLGSVNLVAHMVEQADGTFALDHDKLKRTISVAMRMLDNVIDINYYAVSKARNSNLKHRPVGMGIMGFQDCLHVLRTPFASQEAVEFADRSMEAVCYYAYWASTELAAERGRYSTYRGSLWDRGILPQDTLKLLADARGGYVEVDSSETMDWTSLRERIAEHGMRNSNCIAIAPTATISNIIGVSPCIEPTFQNLYVKSNLSGEFTVVNDYLVRDLKSRGLWDEVMVADLKYFDGMLSRIDRVPPDLRAVYATAFEVDPTWLVEAASRRQKWIDQAQSLNIFMAGASGKKLDEIYKLAWVRGLKTTYYLRTMAATHVEKSTVAHGALNAVPTGGEGGGNAGGAFGGASGGAFGGAAGSTTMQAAPEAAVEAAPEADGPVCMMRPGDPGFEECEACQ